The stretch of DNA GCATGAAAACATGAAAACAtgaatattaaaaataaacgTGTTTGGACCACGCATATTCTCTATGGAGCAAGTCTAACAATCTCCCAATTAGGGTCTTCcttcttttctcttctgTATGTAATACGATCATGCAATCTACTCAAACCTCCTTGCCAAAATTCAACCTCTAAAGGTTCTATTCTTATTCCTCCCCAATAGTCTGGACATGGTATTTCGTGGTCCTGCAAATCTTTAAATTTGTCGTTATATTTATCTTTAATTTGATCCAAGTCGTCTCGAGATTGGACTACTGAACTTTGGGGACTAGCCCATGCTCCAATTTTCGATCCTCTTGGACGAGTATTAAAGTATCTTTCCGAAGTTTCTCTTGTCACATGTTCCATAATACCTTCCACTCTAACTTGTCTTTGTACATGTGGCCAGAAGAATGTTAAGCTTGCGTATTTGTTCAGCTCAAAGTCTTTTGCTTTCTTCGAGGTATTCCAATTAGAATATACTAGGAAACCATATTTATCCAATTCCTTTAATAACACAATACGTGAGGAAACTCTCCCACTAGGCAATCTTGcagttgaaaaattggtggCCTCAACAATAATGTCTGAATTAGCAGGTAAGTTGTCTTGGGCTTCTTTAAAccatttattgaattgagCTAAAGGATCTTTATCCACTTCAGTGTCGCCTAAGTGTCCTTTTGTGTATTGGTAAGTTGCTGGAGcaaaaattattggttCTTGGGTGGTAGTTTCCGGATCTTCGCGTCTAGTGTCCGGATTTGCACTGGTCGAGTTAAGGGTCATTTTTCTAATTGATGCAATactattttcaattggtaTACGGTTTTTGGAAACAACTTGCTTGAACATAGATCTGTTGGAACtgaaaaaagtaaaataaaataaaggaaaatatttcagaaggaaaaaaaaaaaaagaaaaaaagatttggtAGAGGTGGTGCTGTGTGTGTGGTATGActattcaaaataatttaacttGCGAAAAATACATAGTAAAAATTAATGTATGTGGAGAAAACTAAGTCTGGACAAACAAATCCCGTCCCCcgaaaaaataaaagacCCGATGCAAAGAAGAGTCAAAAAAGAagtcaaaaataaaagcaCGAATGATCGAAAGAAACCAACAACTTaagtaaaaagaaataataaaatggTTAATGACGAGTTTTTGATGCAACTGACTTGAAAAGGGTGTTGTGCTGATTGAAAAAGACACGGAGTAAGGAGAGATTCTTAGGCGGTGACTGAAATTGTATGACTAGTTAGAACCTTTTATTTTATGGCCATTTtggaaaacaaaatatatgGCATTCCCTTTTTAAATAAGGAATGGGTTTAGTAGCTAATCTATTTGTCAGTTGGGTTCTGATGATTGTATAAAACTACTACTTCAAGAGAAGTACTGAGTGGAAAATAAACTGGTCTTTTCTCTGAACGGCTTTGGGGTTCAGTAGGTCCTGTTCTATGCCAAGACACAATTTACAAGCATTCCAAATAATCAAAGGAATGTGCCGCAAAAATCATATATTTGTATGGGTTTCATGATATAGTTTTAGATCATCATTGTTTTGGTTCcaaaaaactaaataaCCTCCGTATACAACTAAGACTCCgagaggaaaaaaaaagaaaaaaaaaaattttgcaTATTTTTCAGCTGGGTAGGTTCATTGCAACTTTATTGGCAGACTTCGTCATGACAGAACCAAAGAGACGCAAGTACAACAAATCCCGCCGAGCAATATCTACCAATAGCTTTTTAGTTAAGCATCCTTTAAATGTCAAGCCAGGTGGAAACTCATTCATTGCCTCGACTCCCATCctacaaaaacaaagaaaggACTCTTTGGGTGATTTCTGCATATTACCAGATGAGATAATAATGAACATTATTAGTTACATTACTGACATTCcatcattattgaatctATCTCACACATCAAGAATACTCTATGCATTTTTGTATGACGAAGAAATCTGGAAAAGAGTATATTTGCAGAACAATGAACACTATGATACCAAACCATGGCTAGGATCGTGGAGAAGTACTGTGTTGAATATTATAGAAAACAAGGAGTTGTTACAGTTACCTGATAATTTGTTGTGTTCAGATTTGCTATATCGACCTATTCAGTGCTCTCAAATTGATTACACCAAATTATTTCATGAAATTATCagggaagaagaagtatATCATCGAGATGCGATGTTAGGCCAACTTGATGACTTACCAAGAGGTAGAATACAAAGAATCCAAGAATCCAGTTTAAGTTTGGATGAATTTAATGCAAATTATCATTCCTCGCCATTTATCTTAGTGAATTCGGATTCTAACCGTTGGCCAAATTGGAATTTTGACTTGTTATTCCATCGGTTTCCTAATGTGAAATTCAGACAAGAGGCAGTTAGTTGGGATTTGCAAAAATATTCACAATATTTACACAACaataaagatgaaaatCCATTGTACTTGTTTGATTGCAAAAGCGATGCCATGAAAGTTTTGAAGCAAGAATACAAAGTTCCAGAAATATTTCAAGACGATTTATTCACTGTGTTTAACAGTAAACAATTTAATTGCAGACCTGACCACGCCTGGATAATTATGGGGTCTGCTAGATCTGGTTCCACTTTCCACAAAGATCCCAATTCTACTTCTGCCTGGAATGCAGCTATACAAGGCCGGAAATTATGGGTTATGTTGCCTCCTCATATAACACCACCGGGTGTGGGaactgatgaagaagaaagcGAAGTAACGTCTCCAGTTAGTGTAGCAGAATGGGTGATTTCAggttttttcaatgattcaaccaaaattgatgaatgtTTGATTGGAATAACTTTCCCTGGTGAATGTATGTATGTGCCTAGTGGATGGTGGCATACAGTGATAAACATTGACGTCTCAATTGCCATTACTCAAAACTTTGTGCCTAAATCAAAGCTAGCTGaagttttaaattttttgaaaaataaaccGAAACAAATAAGTGGTTTCAGGttaaaagaaatcaaacaatgTTTAGATTTCATTGCTAAAGATAGCAGTGATGAAGTTTTGACTCGATATTTAGAAGCTTTTAATCTGTTGACAGTTGATCTAGAGGAGGATTGTGGTGAGTTACAAGATTTGCCCGATATGCCAATTTTTGAGATTTTCAAGCAATTactaaataataatggcaAAGGtgaaattttaaatgatgCTTTGGAAAAGTTACAAAAGATTgaattaaagaattatGAGCGTGAAACTGGTAAAAGCAAGGCATGGGAGAAATTGACGGAACCAACTAATTCAGGGACTGCtactttttcattcaactttgatgaagaaagtGATAGCGAATAGAACACATATATTAAAGTTTATGCATTTTTTTATAGTAATATAGAACCAATTATGAATTTCCATTATTCACGTCATTCTTACCTTTTTGCAAGTCAACATAATAATATACTATAAGCGAGACAACAACTAAAAACATGTTAGGCAAGAATGGGAATCTATCATCATTGGTTCTGTCTTGAATTACTGCGTTGACCAAGCCACCAATCCAACCACTTGCAATTCCTAATGTTACCTCCAACCCAAAGTATTGTGCTTCGTTTCCCTCTGGTAGCAACAGAGAATATACACACCTATTTAAAGATCTCATTGCTGAGGAAGTGGCCGAATaaaaaacttcaaaaaCCCAAAATTCCCATCTATTCTGATACCCAAGGGGAGTCAATTTATGAATTCCTAAACATCCCCAAAAATTGGCTAATAAACTGACCAGTAGAAAACTATACCCccaatatttgatattgcTGTTCCATTTCTGGTATAAGAACATCCAAACAAGTGATCCCCAGGAGGAACAGATATAAGACATAAAAGTGTAAACAGTATATTCTGCATCGGAATTCCCCAATCCCAACGTTGATCTGAATAGTAAAAGAAACATACTCATAAAGTTATTAAAGCTCACATTCCATATCACCCAAGAAATGCAGTAAAGAAATGCCATTGGATATTTCTGTATATCTTTCaacaagttgaaaaatcttTTAAATGGTAAAACTAGAAAATTGTCAATTCGTTGTTTTCCTTGAACATTGGGAATATATAAAGCTGAGAATAATGATAAACCAATTGTCAAGCAACCAGCAATTGTGATTGCAAGTAAAAAATTATGATATCCTTTCAGTTCAGGTGTACCACTTAAATAGGAAATGATAATGCCAATTACAAGAGCAGTTATACCTCCCAAGTTACCAAGAAATAGCCCTAAAACAGCGACAACCGAACCTCTTTGCATgggattttttttgtctgCTCTCATAAATAAAGGAATATAAGAGCCTTCGAGAATTTGGTAGATggaatcatcaattatcaacaatgaATATAAGATGGATGCGAGTACTAAAGTTTGGTAATCGTTATTTGTTAGACCAATGAAAGGCAAAGCAAGAAACCCATAcacaagaattgaaaatatgaGAAACAGTTTTCTATAATTGGAATAATCAGCTATACCcattaaaaaaatagcaACTACACCTTCAATGGCAGTGGAAACTGCCCTCAAGTATAACACATAGGAGGTGTGATGTACAGTCATAAATCCAAACTTGACATAGCAATCATTTCCCTGTGTGCCACACGGTTGGTTCATTTTAGTTTTACCTACattttttgcaattgattgaattgaagCTGGAATATAAGTTCGACTCATTGAAGCCACTGGTCCAGTAGAATAGCAAAGAAGTAACCATGTATGGAAAATGCTCTTCTTATTCCAAATATTTTCCTGGTTCTTGttgttatcaattgatatttcaTCTTGTGCTTCCAATATGTCTTCAGAATCATTGACACCGGTGTTGCTGATGTGATTATGGTTTACTTTCATTTGTGTTTAATATTGTTTCTTAAAACCAAGTGCTCTATCAACGTATGCATATTTTTAGGGTATATAATATTGTCTATAAATAGAATAATTTAAACACTTCCAAACCATGTGAGCAAATATCCTTGTTCCAAAGTAGGAAAGTATATTACAAATGCTCTGTTCCTAGTTAACTTAAATTGCCTGTCCAgcaaatttcattaaaaaaCGAATTTAGTTTGACTAATTAAGGAATATATATTGTGGTTGCTAAAATCTACGTACTTTTATTTAGAAATTGTCGTCTCCAGCTTGGTCCCCATTTTAATAAGATAACTACAAATACAATTCCCAATATATTGGTTAAACCTAATCCAGTTAAACACCAACCAAATCCCATGGAAGAAATAAGTGGGTCTATTATTGCCGTGCATATGGTAGCAGATATGTTTCGTGCAAAATTGCCAATTGCAACATTTGTTGCTGGCTGTCCAGTAGTGCATTCTGTCAAATAAGTGGTATTTGCAACAAATACCCATGTCATGCCAAAACCGCCCAAAAAAGTAAATATGAATACAGCAACTACATTTGTATGTTTATGGACTGTCCACCCGTAGCCAATCACACCAGTCATAGATATTATTAATCCCAAAAATTGTAATGAGAACCGGTATTCGGGAACATATATGTCAGGATTATGTTTGATTATTTCCGCTCGTATTTTATCAGAAGCCCAACCACCAATCGTGGAACCTATTATTAAAGAGATACCGGGACAGAGATAGCTAGCACTGATTTGTGCATCAGTAAATGAATActcaattttcaaaacatGGGCAAAAGTCACCATTAATCCATAAAATGTTGCAAATAGTAATCCCGAGTTAATTGAACACAACAAAACTGGtttgaattttatcaagatccaataatttttgaaacttGGTTTTGGAGGAACGGGATATCcttcaacaattttcttttgtcgCAAATGTGGCTTGACAATAATTGAAGTATCTTTATAGCAGGCACAATTACCAACAAGATATCTTAAAGTTTCTGGTaagaagaataaaatcatcaaatataCTGCAAAGCCGAAAAGCGCtaaaaaaccaaatatCCATCTCCATTGTCCTTTAGAGGCAATGATTGACAATACGGGTCCCAATACTGGACCCAACTGAGGACCCCACATAAATACCGATATGGCCTTGGCTCTATGTTTTGGCTCTATAATATCAGCAACGGTCCCAGCACCAACTGATATAACACTTGATGCTCCAAATGCTTGTAAAACTCGCAAAATGTATAATCCAACGATGTTTGCTGGAGTTGCTGCCAACAATATATTAGCCAATATGAAGAATATTAATGGTATCAAATATAGGGTTTTCCTCCCACCATAATCGGCCCAGGATGCCCAAATCAATGGTGCTATGGCAAATACAAACATAAATGCCGATACTGTTCCGTTGATCACTTGAGTCGAAACGTGAAATTCATTCTCTAATTGAGGTAAAATAGGAATATAAATGTTTCCTGAAATAGGACCTAAACAACCAGCTATAGTGAcaataccaataataattgttttcCTTTTCAAAGATAAGGCACAATAAGGTGAATCTTGAGAAGTTTGTCCTTCTAAatcattttgtttttcagAATCACTAACACTTTTGCCGTTTTTCAAGTCAgctgttgataatttgttttctgtTTCTGCTTCTGTTTCATTTTGCTTTGGCTCTTCCTTTTTCGGCATAATCTCTGGATTAGTGACACTattcatttgaaaaataattgatagACAAATcgaaaaaagaattaaactTCAACCAATACTGTTTTTACTTCCATGGTCTTTTATTTAGTTATTACTTCTTATTGTAATTGCTCGTCTTTGTCACTCAAAAATTTATACAAATCAAGAGGTACTTGACATGCCATACTATGCCATTAAGGAAACTGTAACTACATCTGGATTTTCATGTTCTACAAATAGGAAGAAGGAAGTGGGAAACAATGATTTACAAATGCTTGGCTTACAGGGGTGTGTTTTCTGTTAGCAAACGCAAGTTATATACTACTATACGGTATTTACTGCATTCTTCATTCAATAAAAGCAAACAAACAAGCAAGTAATTAAACGAAcacaaaaacaagaaaatagGAAACATAAAAACTATAAAGtgtttttatcattatatCCTGACATATTCAGATAAtcttatttattattattattattattattatttttctctttgaTAAAACTTTATAATGATTTAGGAAACTGTAAGcttttcaaaattcaatttcaatcgCAAGGGGCTAATTGGCCCAGCAGGTGTCAATTGTTCTTTCCAATTTGGGTCTAGAGACACTTTATACTCACCTAGAATTGccaataaaaattgtttaactTCAAACAATGCATATTTTTCACCTAAACATGCTCTTTTCCTGCCATGAAATGCGGGCAATTCAGCTGATCTTTTGGCTAACGtaaatttcttgttgatttcatcaatttccaaTCCCCATCGTTCTGGTTTGAAAATATCTGCATCTGATCCCCAGACATTTCTATCCCTTCCCGtaccaaaattattataacCGCAATAAACATTTTTAGGGATAACAATATTGCCCAATTTGGTGATTCTAGTTGTGCATCTATTTATGATTAATCCCAATGGTGGATACATTCTTAGAGTTTCATAAATGACTGAATGAAGGTAaggttttgttgtttctgtttCATTGCGTATTAATTCTTGAACTTGTGGATATTTAGAAACAACATATAATAATGACAACATCAATAGTAATGGATTTTCATGACCAGcaatcattaaaattatgGCATTAtccaaaaattgtttttctgtcaatttttctttgatcAAAGAATCCACCAATTTTGTAGCTGCTGAGTTTGGcaattgtaaattataCTTTTCTATAAGGCTTTGACCATACCATTTACGAAATCCAATCACTTCTCTTCTTGCCTTGAGCCGGCTTGGAATGGGGAAATTGTCAAAATAAGGGAAATTTAAGAAAATGGGATTGAAAATTTGCAGTTTAACATATTTAATCTTCTCATGCATAAGTGATTGTTTATCATCAAGTACATTAAAATTAACGCCAAGAACAGATTCACAAACATTGGCCAAGGAATATTTCTGTAATATATCTGTCACTGAAATAGTGGCTTGATTTGCTGATCCCATTTCGTTATCAAGAAATCGTAACAACTTTTGTGTATTCTTGGaaattggtttcaaatCAGGAAATTGAATACTTTGGGCAACAACATCTCGGTATAATTTCCATAATTCTCCATGAGCACTAATGATATTATCCCCAGTATAAGTTGCTAAAACCGAATTTGGAATCTTGACATGATTGCCACTTTTGGCAAATAcatcttcatttttaaacATTTCAAGTAAGAAATCTGGTTTAGTGATTAAAATATTCNNNNNNNNNNNNNNNNNNNNNNNNNNNNNNNNNNNNNNNNNNNNNNNNNNNNNNNNNNNNNNNNNNNNNNNNNNNNNNNNNNNNNNNNNNNNNNNNNNNNNNNNNNNNNNNNNNTATTTCTAGGGAAATTGAATGGTGGGAAAACTATCtccaaaattaaataaagtaAATAGGTGAATCCTCCAATAAAGATATATTTCAATAGTTGAAACATTGAGactttcaatttaaattttggCTATGGCAMaaacaaacaaacaaccaaaaaatttcaaaaaaaaaaacgataATGAAATGATCTGTTTCAATATTGCCtgtttttaaaataaagaaaccaatttaatttgtcaatttgttcaaGGGGAAAGAGCAAGGCtagtattatttgtttgattcTTTAAAATAACAGGATTGGGGGTCTTGGAACTTTCATTGTctatttttagttttcaaattttagattgatttgttttttgtttttttcttgtaagATTGGCTGCAACttccccaaaaaaaaggagtTGCAAATATAAATTCGTGCATATTGGTAACAAACTATCACAGGTACATCAAAGCACATTCAAACTTGTATCATAAGTTTTTACTTTCCGAATagtctttttcttttaaataaatgaataacAATGCTTTGGGGAAGATAAAAAGTTAGATTTTGCAAGTACAATCATAATGGCATAGCAATGCGTTTACTGTAGATACTTTGTTTTTGGATTGAATAGGGAAagggaaagaaaaagaaatcccTTGACAAAACGAAAATGGGAGCTCCCTCTTCAATTGTGATTCTGGTATAACCGATTCtcttaaaaaaaattccgATTAGTTATATAAAAAGGCCAAGCCTAGATTATCGAAATCTCTTACCCTTATtcgttttgttttttttttttctaaagAAAGTGACTAGGTACACCTATAGGGCCAttggttttaatttttttttcttgttttctttatcGAAACTATGAAATCGTCTTCGAGTTTATCGTTGAATTCAAATACAAGCAGTAATACCACTGTTGATACAGATTCATTTgaacaaaagaaacaacaaatagTGAAACAAGATCCCAAAACAATTTATGAATGTATTCGTTTGATATATACCAGAAACAATTCTGAATTTTTAAGTTATCGCTgttataataattttgaagttggcaatattttcaatgtaatttccaaaaatgAACTAAATCGGAGATATTTCCAAAATGGTTTGactcaattgaaaattgatgatgaaagCTATTTTTGGGAAAAGCAGGCTGAACCAGAAATTTGGCAAGGATTGATTACTATTCAGTTTGATGTTAgtgattttgattattggtttattaatttgttGGCTACTCTGGCTAGagtttattttcaaaagcatcaaaatattaatgattatgatgTGTATACAAAAATGGTTGCAAATACTTTTGCTAGTGAGTTGAAACACACTGTTGAAAATGATCAATGGGAATCAGTGGGGGAAGCATTTTTCAGTAAAagtattgattttttcacttCACGTTGGCAACCACTAGAAGCTGTATTACCAGCGTTCCCATGTAAATCAtctaatattgaaaaagttgcTGGAGATATGCCAGATAAAGGAGAAGAGTTGGCACTTTCTCgattaattcaatttgcTGATTCAATTGCAAAAATATATCCTCCtggtattattatttggattGTTAGTGACGGTCATGTGTTTAGTGATTGTATTGGAGTTGATGATTCTAAGGTTAATCGATATTTCCAGGGGTTGCAAAATTTGTATCagaatttgaaaccaaaaGATTCTAACCCTATACGTTTTTGTTCTTTGCCAGAAATTTTCAAGTGTTTTGGAAACTCTGGTTTTGATGTTGGTTGGGTTGAGAATGTTACTTTGGGACATCATCTTCACactgaaattgatgaacaATCTGAATTTTGTAGAAAGATATTGGTTTCTTCCTGTGATACTGATTGTGGAAAATTAAGACAAGATATAACAACAACGGGACATCCCAGATTATCTTTATTTAGAGGgttttccaaatttatGACGGAGGATTTGGCCCTTCATCCGACAACATCTCATTTGACAaggaaaaaatttaaaaaaattgttgccAAAATTGCTTTTGAAATGATTAAGCGAAATGATGCCTATTCTAATTTGGTTGAATTAATGTTCCCATTTCATTTaagattttcaattcatgCTCATTGTAATTCAGGTCCTAAATTTGGTATTTCTTTGTTATCTAAAACTGGTGATAATCAATGTCGTCCTATTAATACCATCCAAGACCATAAAGAACCTAGAAATACGGATTTGTTACATATACCAACCCCATGGCATAATTCAGTtgttaaaattgataattgcgatatttatttcattatcaaatcaaataaagtTGAGGAAGAAATACGTAAGGGTAATGGTAGTGGTGGGTGGGATCCTAATAACCTTcattatattttctttagtAATCAATagtataaataataaaaaaaaccaattaATCAACTTGAgatatttttctttgtgTGGTTGTAAAGTTTTAAATCACTGACGATAAAGGGGATgtagaaagaaagaaatgtGCGCGTGTGTTTAGTGTGACGAGTGTTGGAATCAAACGTTTATGTAAACAcgaatgaaaaaaaaaaacagacttgaaaaaaaaaaattggtgatTTAGGTAAACTCCTCTTATATCAGATCAACTCTACAATAATTATCTATTATGGGACCTTCACCATTACAAATCAAAGTTAATGCTTTGAAAAGATTaattaaagaagaaaaattgagtAAACAAGAAGTTGCtgaacaagaacaacatATTAATCAAATGAAGGCAAATAATGCTGACGAATATGAGttaaagaaacaaattcaaGTTTTAGAAGAATCCCAGAGAATGGTACCAGAAGTCACCAAAAAAGTAGCTGAATATAGACAAGctttaaaagaatttttagACTCTTATAAAGGTGATGAAGACGTTACTGAAGCCAAAGAATTACTTTAATACTGTGTGTGTGtacaattttcttttacaataaaaatatttaatataatataatataatataaattgaaaatttaataatttaattacttattttgttttttctcTTATATTCACAATTAAATAGGtactttgatttttgattatcAATTCTTTGGGAAATATTAGCTTTTCTCTTAATGTTCCAATATAGTCAAGTTACCAGTAACCACAACATTTTCTAAGATAGCACCATTTGGAATATCAATTTTGTCACCATCATTACAAACAATAATCACTGTTCCTTTCAATTGAACGCCTTTACCAATTGTAACATTACCTGTAATGGTCAAATGatccaattccaaaatCTTTGGAATGTAAGGAATTCTAGATTGGAATCCACTGACTTTCTTGAAATGAGAACCCAATTTAATCAATGGGTTAGAGAACCCATCTCTAGTTGGATCTAATACCAAAGCACCGTGTTCTAAGTAGAATAAATCGGATTTGACTAGTAACAAATCAGAACAGGTTTTAACTGGTAAGAATCTTGATCTTGGAACAACAACCCCGTGGGCACCTTTAAAGTGTCTGATGGCTGCACCAACGGCAGTTTCCAATTGCAACACATTGATATCTGATTTGCCATGAGAAATAGTCTTTTGGTTTGGAATGATTTCCACTTCAATGGCATTAGCTTCGACTAATTTCTTGATGGCTCTCAAGTTGATCCACAAGTTATTAGTGTTAaagtatttgaattttttaatacTCTTGAATTCTTCAACGTGTTCTTTTGGAACTTGAGCAATTTCCAATAATCTCACTTCACCttgataattgattaaagtACCCCCTTTAACATCAGCTCTGGTCTTAGGAGTCAATTCCATTATATATTCAGCACCAGTTTCAATCATGTGGTCCAAAATCTTGGAGTCAACGGTGGCACCCAAATTATCACCATTAGAAACAAATAAGATTTCTCTTCCTTGAGCTAACAAGGCATCCAATTCACCAGATTGAACCAAAGCTTCAAACAAATCACCATGACCTGGAGGATACCAAGCTTCAAGAGAGTCATCAAATGATTCTGGAACTGGAAGTAAAGAATCTTTGTAAATTCTTGGGAATCTGGATTGGTTAAAAGTTTTCACTCTGATTCTGTGGCTTTGATATTTCTTAATGATCTTTTCAGTGTCAGCATCAGTGTTGAAAGAGttcattaacaataatggAACATCGGCATCATACTTTCTGTTCAAGTGTTCAATTTGTCTGACAGCCAAATCCAAGAAATTGTTACCATCTCTAACTTCAATGACTGATTTAGGACCAACACATCCCATGGAAGTACCTAAACCAccattcaatttcaaaactgCCAATTTAGATAAATTAGCAGAGTTGTTGGCACTGTTCAAGTCACCGtattcaacaacttcatCGGAAGATGGAGATCTGATTTTATCCCAATCCAAAGTGGATCCTGATGCCTTTTCAGTTAAATATCTTCTGAACAAAGTAAAGAAATTGTCCATTTCATTTTCGAATCTGGTTGTTTGTTCTGGGTTTTCAACAGTATCAGCCAAGTTGTTCAATGCATTACGCATTTGAGAGGCAGTAACATTGGTTGCAGTGTTGTCAAATGCCTATAGTGAAACAAGTGTTAGttaacaaaaaatattctttcACTAGGGAatagcaacaacaaattgttcATCCCAGATAGGGGGtgaaccaaaaaaaaaaataacaaaaagtGTTGCGTTCACGGTATAATAATACATACATATGTTGATTGTGATTTTGCATGTCTTTTTCCTGTAGTTGCcattttga from Candida albicans SC5314 chromosome R, complete sequence encodes:
- a CDS encoding uncharacterized protein (Ortholog of a S. cerevisiae Atg22; a vacuolar integral membrane protein required for efflux of amino acids during autophagic body breakdown in the vacuole; possibly an essential gene, disruptants not obtained by UAU1 method): MKVNHNHISNTGVNDSEDILEAQDEISIDNNKNQENIWNKKSIFHTWLLLCYSTGPVASMSRTYIPASIQSIAKNVGKTKMNQPCGTQGNDCYVKFGFMTVHHTSYVLYLRAVSTAIEGVVAIFLMGIADYSNYRKSFLIFSILVYGFLALPFIGLTNNDYQTLVLASILYSLLIIDDSIYQILEGSYIPLFMRADKKNPMQRGSVVAVLGLFLGNLGGITALVIGIIISYLSGTPESKGYHNFLLAITIAGCLTIGLSLFSALYIPNVQGKQRIDNFLVLPFKRFFNLLKDIQKYPMAFLYCISWVIWNVSFNNFMSMFLLLFRSTLGLGNSDAEYTVYTFMSYICSSWGSLVWMFLYQKWNSNIKYWGYSFLSVSLLANFWGCLGIHKLTPLGYQNRWEFWVFEVFYSATSSAMRSLNRCVYSSLLPEGNEAQYFGLEVTLGIASGWIGGLVNAVIQDRTNDDRFPFLPNMFLVVVSLIVYYYVDLQKGKNDVNNGNS
- a CDS encoding uncharacterized protein (Ortholog of C. dubliniensis CD36 : Cd36_29980, C. parapsilosis CDC317 : CPAR2_204170, Candida tenuis NRRL Y-1498 : CANTEDRAFT_110235 and Debaryomyces hansenii CBS767 : DEHA2F17072g), with the protein product MTEPKRRKYNKSRRAISTNSFLVKHPLNVKPGGNSFIASTPILQKQRKDSLGDFCILPDEIIMNIISYITDIPSLLNLSHTSRILYAFLYDEEIWKRVYLQNNEHYDTKPWLGSWRSTVLNIIENKELLQLPDNLLCSDLLYRPIQCSQIDYTKLFHEIIREEEVYHRDAMLGQLDDLPRGRIQRIQESSLSLDEFNANYHSSPFILVNSDSNRWPNWNFDLLFHRFPNVKFRQEAVSWDLQKYSQYLHNNKDENPLYLFDCKSDAMKVLKQEYKVPEIFQDDLFTVFNSKQFNCRPDHAWIIMGSARSGSTFHKDPNSTSAWNAAIQGRKLWVMLPPHITPPGVGTDEEESEVTSPVSVAEWVISGFFNDSTKIDECLIGITFPGECMYVPSGWWHTVINIDVSIAITQNFVPKSKLAEVLNFLKNKPKQISGFRLKEIKQCLDFIAKDSSDEVLTRYLEAFNSLTVDLEEDCGELQDLPDMPIFEIFKQLLNNNGKGEILNDALEKLQKIELKNYERETGKSKAWEKLTEPTNSGTATFSFNFDEESDSE
- a CDS encoding uncharacterized protein (Predicted membrane transporter, member of the drug:proton antiporter (12 spanner) (DHA1) family, major facilitator superfamily (MFS)) translates to MNSVTNPEIMPKKEEPKQNETEAETENKLSTADLKNGKSVSDSEKQNDLEGQTSQDSPYCALSLKRKTIIIGIVTIAGCLGPISGNIYIPILPQLENEFHVSTQVINGTVSAFMFVFAIAPLIWASWADYGGRKTLYLIPLIFFILANILLAATPANIVGLYILRVLQAFGASSVISVGAGTVADIIEPKHRAKAISVFMWGPQLGPVLGPVLSIIASKGQWRWIFGFLALFGFAVYLMILFFLPETLRYLVGNCACYKDTSIIVKPHLRQKKIVEGYPVPPKPSFKNYWILIKFKPVLLCSINSGLLFATFYGLMVTFAHVLKIEYSFTDAQISASYLCPGISLIIGSTIGGWASDKIRAEIIKHNPDIYVPEYRFSLQFLGLIISMTGVIGYGWTVHKHTNVVAVFIFTFLGGFGMTWVFVANTTYLTECTTGQPATNVAIGNFARNISATICTAIIDPLISSMGFGWCLTGLGLTNILGIVFVVILLKWGPSWRRQFLNKST
- the PDX3 gene encoding pyridoxamine-phosphate oxidase (Pyridoxamine-phosphate oxidase; transcript regulated by yeast-hypha switch and by Nrg1, Mig1, Tup1; Hap43, caspofungin repressed; present in exponential and stationary phase yeast cultures), with product MFKQVVSKNRIPIENSIASIRKMTLNSTSANPDTRREDPETTTQEPIIFAPATYQYTKGHLGDTEVDKDPLAQFNKWFKEAQDNLPANSDIIVEATNFSTARLPSGRVSSRIVLLKELDKYGFLVYSNWNTSKKAKDFESNKYASLTFFWPHVQRQVRVEGIMEHVTRETSERYFNTRPRGSKIGAWASPQSSVVQSRDDLDQIKDKYNDKFKDLQDHEIPCPDYWGGIRIEPLEVEFWQGGLSRLHDRITYRREKKEDPNWEIVRLAP